One stretch of Bombus vancouverensis nearcticus chromosome 16, iyBomVanc1_principal, whole genome shotgun sequence DNA includes these proteins:
- the LOC117154515 gene encoding uncharacterized protein LOC117154515 isoform X4 — MDEVSDEESFRNDKSMEHRKSDPHEGVSSKDVTQSSVSMSEGEADGDLEGLAGRVVQLEELLQGKEAIVEALNAEIDHLRAEASSPNSSQSQSSSIHSRDVLSLYHIKLQEFEKAVNQRDKLIEDLMWSLQHALSVRDNLASQLNSINAMQIPCKDSDKNKCLEEKIDTLEKTVSDQRSIIQKLNSQVTQNQEYVQTLEMEKETRTAEINDYKLQINNLNEQIRLNAADKNLNIAETLEQQKQYEVRVDKIKQDMQHILKKFTTEMNINTTRHQQELKEQATKYEKEVMNIQKEYEEHLKQLKEENKTMADRLNKELPDLETRHAKELSIFQTQLAHYKKTVETLKLELMNRSESQQTAQAELNEQKSKFNEFRVQAEKVTCIQNLDHQKEKEMLHEQIKLHKLQLEEVTSKYIAATAVLESKESIERSLEQALTNAAVLKEENESLKFKLDDLSSRYSTAQSLIENSQSHERTLSNKIYDLEKSLSRLSGINVSTLSELNETTYQTFDEVAIQYQLTKQKLEEKAEFEKLLICKIEGLEEDVRKSKEELEQANLTKKSYEKQLKDMKNVCDKYKSELSSLKKNSLDGQSTLPLAEESKSSSQSMKDTISDLLHKTEENQQEIKKLKMTLELKETELAESIKKMYDLADMLKKSEEEREQLKTGLATAWAQCAEVEEKLNQTLALSDSKLDVSLSSSYNSALMKQFKLDRIVNNSVDTTHDKSIDINRTLDEKTEDPNISNKTASLQEKLMLVLEENKRLLKEVERLMSQQADYEEIKNKMDHYINLSENLTIEKEHKNEENKALKKKLENMHSLQDSVNQLTLEKETLRKEIEALIHVHDEQINAIKTETTSEIRKVQSLMLSAKGSTTELNDLKTELEMRHAKEMEELRMYFEQKCLLMEKQYSEEIFSQQSKKMSDNDSEIADITEGLYFGGAGDCLNVSNISEHSSRLGSPIKDEQSKHTSQNFNSYKSELEYEINIKTLQQELQNRIIELQEAKLQCEKSLEEQKNMYERQLYDNKDKERRELLKNMANQHCQTEWDAGALENGELTQLRAAYNHQLEEQIALAKLDIVNALQEQIQALLTVESDVEDNWPAELLELRDKLTGNAKREMQLLKETHTEEMQRLKEEHSRTVARMIDRHQEELNKIKSECVQNYGEKGDLDKGVVTDNQILEERNTLSKTCVTLKTLIEELIKYFSICEEEVNNTFITKVVKSQLSDSVINEKAMQIDKTDGLKFNESRENQETSLLNSSKMKIQRIHFAPKTTEIVSIINSNAETLPTILEEDECITEKLKQELNNCVRRLKSESAEILSTSLSTRERRHSSPLKDTLWLNKMNEELNLKLHHAEALVIGYQEEISHLKMTILDLQRKLINAENKKETITEGYGENYDLGTDITLQDFSQLQEKVRHVLSNGGGDCTELLQLIDEQSRLTEKLMEEAKREKEDLQQQQVPLEPTPTPYIHRVCRRKIEAADKQLKATRRFLDEQASEREAERDEAAKQVYVLQEQLKEREREKERDQRITSEVEVLESQMREMSSLMSDTEARKSETESELKAAIDKIWVLREIITDLEQQLQIKTEKEESLQLQINQLETVIAAQTKNQHELVQELDAVKMGSESKQLNEHIIHLQEELRKHKLSSEQFNVNSAALKQMKTELRDMQNHLTKRIRELESAHMCSSNLSLSQPSEDVSIREQIDASRCPTPDDPTAPPMLPLDQLLKLKEKMLKHARAEEVALKRIKDLELQVTAFKNQNEELQAEQEILQQTTSEQLFQIEAMRGRLEQHKQSAPFAQRQATSRLELQLHEANAKFQSLERTIADKDLELQDMKNQLDRINQLLQEKEAEIANVVQVESATIQKLKEHVEIIEEEKKILQTKVGVQEHAQLELPRLIDSMLADKNEEIDHLKEQLSKKEKQLEIYSSLNLDETQLRELVLQTEAKNSARTLSDILSIHSECEETTEAIRGANTTQNLPNVSAFKVPTSPVPKSIDNSTVPLMDSTKIIQVPLLDLGSQSLSANSSQQSRILDLLHSGQESKSSTSENNNSNDRTDHATQSTKQCTQTQELPQRERADERSDDSSSNRSYVPSMKYTQTSINETLKEVENLEIQLQAVREELDMKSAILTKREDDLIALQKLYDELQMEFKNVVETLSRDKCFYQNQYELSRVSENKIKKDLQEIENILKLSNEEMQDHKSKIQMNEKIIIELNLENNKLKKDIEEKEQELGQTREYTILLQEQAKELQKFRDAILEKDITIETIQTRNIEIENENKQLYEFKTKYQSTKQELLECQNEIQRLTEGLNNRDQVIRRLEEMARRTSFSGTSSPSNEKDQEIHHLQEYLKEKDKVIRQMSDDSKSLHKALEAIQNKMKESGNVVELRKKLKDERKINAELRNMVDNLNKDLSDLKLPAQRLQDDIDIEDMVQRELNLSAHLDRKIMNAIENDDEDKKKTERQTPYQDFQEAKYIELKLKLSQANKINEELKKLKDDLEIETEMLKCQITEYEGRIFQLKSDLTEKSKKIAKLDEELSSEKNLMRKLKIQIEKEHRAMQVGCSELIETLQSKLKNSLDNEVKLKNELSLLQDEHKNLEIQLSLMKDHVQSQKVDDLSKLTDLEAERKKYLSLMESFEKEGRENTELKDTLRKLQMEKNHFEKQLEVEVEKNENLTSNLVLIKGTNDHLQTDLRRTKEELKAKQEEGEWLQKRIKTMSDAETKRQEQKISEHSELKALRREINNARDVIMDLEADMKQSKRELTESLEREMKLAETFKERETDLLKKLSAVKDEEKNSRDMIAELQQEVKACTRRELELTKELKSRFTNENMPTKFMQKINDLSEVNEKYMTEKTVLQEKLIKSREEKEQLNQRIKLLEDQIKRNKGPQVSNAKIPEIEKLQHFYGKFLRAESRRKALTYQKRYLLIVIGSYQLSEENTLCVLAQLTRDQRSYAVVGRNKKSPKVRFRSAVLVLISIHRMKWLIVRWNIGRRIGVKTLLWNMDQSFLPIQKAAINHSPPVRDKTTANGDGGFDTFEQYCQRLKNVQQRLGLAEAGNLQIIPE; from the exons ATGGATGAAGTATCCGATGAGGAATCTTTCCGTAATGACAAATCTATGGAACATAGAAAATCTGAT CCGCATGAAGGAGTTTCTTCAAAAGATGTGACACAAAGCAGTGTCAGTATGAGCGAAGGAGAAGCAGATGGGGATTTAGAAGGTCTTGCAGGAAGGGTGGTTCAATTAGAAGAGTTGTTGCAAGGGAAAGAAGCCATAGTCGAAGCTTTAAATGCGGAAATTGATCACTTGAGAGCAGAGGCCTCATCTCCAAACTCTTCTCAAAGCCAGAGTAGTAGTATACACAGTAGAGATGTCTTGTCTTTGTATCATATAAAA CTACAAGAGTTTGAAAAAGCAGTGAATCAAAGAGATAAGCTAATAGAAGATCTAATGTGGTCTCTGCAGCATGCTCTGTCTGTAAGAGATAATCTTGCTAGTCAATTGAACTCCATAAATGCTATGCAGATACCTTGTAAAGATAGTGATAAGAATAAGTGCTTGGAAGAAAAG ATTGATACTTTAGAAAAGACTGTAAGCGATCAAAGGtcaataatacaaaaattaaatagCCAGGTGACCCAAAATCAAGAATATGTACAGACACTGGAAATGGAGAAAGAAACTCGAACAGCTGAGATTAATGATTATAAGTTgcaaattaataatttgaatGAACAAATCCGTCTAAATGCTGCTGACAAAAATTTAAACATCGCCGAGACTTTAGAGCAACAGAAACAGTATGAAGTGCGTGTAGATAAGATAAAACAAGATATGCaacatatattaaaaaaatttacaacTGAGATGAATATAAATACTACACGTCATCAACAGGAATTAAAAGAGCAAGCTACAAAGTATGAGAAAGAGGTAATGAATATCCAAAAAGAATATGAAGAACATCTAAAGcaattgaaagaagaaaataagacTATGGCTGATCGCTTGAACAAGGAACTACCAGATCTGGAGACTCGACATGCCAAAGAACTCTCCATATTTCAAACGCAGTTGGCTCACTATAAGAAAACTGTGGAAACTCTGAAACTCGAGTTAATGAATCGTTCTGAATCCCAACAAACTGCCCAAGCTGAATTGAACGAACAAAAATCAAAGTTTAATGAGTTTAGAGTGCAGGCAGAAAAAGTTACATGCATTCAAAATCTAGATCatcaaaaggaaaaagagatgTTACACGAACAGATTAAGTTGCATAAACTTCAATTGGAGGAAGTCACTTCAAAGTACATAGCAGCAACTGCGGTTCTGGAATCGAAGGAAAGCATTGAACGTTCCTTGGAACAAGCCTTAACAAATGCTGCTGTGttgaaagaagagaatgaaAGTCTAAAATTTAAACTCGATGATCTGTCGTCGAGATACTCGACAGCGCAATCGTTGATAGAAAATAGTCAGTCTCATGAAAGAACTTTAAGCAACAAAATCTATGATTTAGAGAAATCATTGTCCAGACTTAGTGGTATAAACGTGAGTACTCTAAGCGAACTGAACGAAACTACGTATCAGACTTTTGACGAAGTGGCGATTCAATATCAGTTGACAAAACAAAAGCTTGAGGAAAAAGCAGAATTCGAGAAACTTTTAATTTGTAAGATTGAGGGTCTTGAAGAGGATGTTCGTAAGTCAAAAGAAGAGTTGGAACAAGCAAATCTTACAAAGAAATCATATGAGAAACAGCTTAAGGATATGAAGAATGTATGCGACAAATACAAATCTGAGCTGAGTTCCTTGAAGAAGAACAGTTTGGATGGCCAGAGTACCCTGCCATTAGCAGAAGAAAGCAAATCATCTAGTCAGAGTATGAAAGATACCATCAGTGATCTGCTGCACAAAACTGAAGAGAATCAACAGGAAATCAAGAAGCTTAAGATGACCCTTGAGCTGAAAGAGACAGAACTTGCAGAATccataaaaaaaatgtatgatctGGCAGACATGTTGAAGAAATCTGAGGAAGAGCGTGAACAGTTGAAGACTGGACTAGCCACAGCATGGGCACAGTGTGCAGAGGTAGAGGAAAAATTGAATCAGACGTTAGCTTTAAGCGATAGTAAACTTGATGTTTCATTGTCATCCAGTTATAACAGTGCCTTAATGAAACAATTTAAGCTGGATAGGATTGTTAATAATTCTGTAGATACAACACACGATAAAAGCATCGATATAAATAGAACTCTTGATGAGAAAACCGAAGATCCTAATATTAGTAACAAAACAGCATCGCTACAAGAAAAATTAATGCTTGTACTGGAAGAAAATAAACGGTTGCTGAAAGAAGTAGAACGTTTAATGAGTCAACAGGCAGACtatgaagaaataaaaaacaaaatggatcactACATTAATCTTTCAGAAAAccttaccatagaaaaggaaCATAAGAATGAAGAAAATAAAGCTTTGAAGAAGAAGTTAGAGAATATGCATTCACTACAAGATTCTGTAAATCAATTAACATTAGAGAAGGAGACTTTACGTAAAGAAATTGAAGCACTGATTCATGTTCATGACGAGCAGATAAACGCTATAAAAACCGAAACTACATCTGAAATTAGAAAAGTACAATCATTAATGTTGAGCGCAAAAGGAAGCACAACAGAGTTAAACGATCTCAAAACCGAACTGGAAATGCGACACGCGAAGGAAATGGAAGAACTGCGTATGTATTTCGAACAAAAATGTTTGCTGATGGAAAAACAATATTCCGAGGAAATATTTAGTCAGCAGTCAAAAAAGATGTCAGACAATGATAGTGAAATTGCTGACATAACTGAAGGCTTATATTTCGGAGGTGCTGGCGATTGTTTGAACGTTTCGAATATCTCTGAGCATAGTTCAAGACTTGGTTCTCCAATAAAGGATGAGCAATCTAAGCATACCAGCCAAAATTTTAATAGTTATAAGTCTGAATTAGAGtatgaaataaatatcaaaACTTTGCAACAAGAATTGCAAAACAGAATAATAGAGTTGCAGGAAGCGAAATTGCAATGTGAGAAATCTTTAGAAGAACAGAAAAATATGTATGAAAGACAACTATACGATAACAAGGACAAAGAAAGACGCGAGTTATTGAAAAATATGGCAAATCAG CATTGTCAAACAGAATGGGATGCGGGTGCGTTGGAAAATGGTGAATTAACGCAACTACGAGCGGCCTACAACCATCAATTGGAAGAACAGATCGCACTAGCTAAGTTGGATATTGTCAATGCGCTCCAAGAACAAATTCAG GCACTTTTAACGGTCGAGTCGGATGTAGAAGATAATTGGCCAGCAGAATTGTTGGAATTACGAGACAAACTGACTGGTAATGCAAAGAGGGAGATGCAACTACTTAAAGAAACCCATACTGAGGAAATGCAACGTTTAAAAGAAGAGCATTCTCGAACTGTAGCTAGAATGATCGATCGTCATCAGGAAGaacttaataaaattaaatcagaATGTGTTCAGAATTATGGTGAAAAAGGAGATCTTGATAAAGGCGTAGTAACAGATAATCAAATTCTTGAAGAAAG GAATACCTTAAGTAAAACGTGTGTAACTCTTAAAACGTTGATTGAAGAACTGATAAAGTACTTTAGTATTTGTGAAGAGGAAGTTAATAATACTTTTATTACCAAAGTTGTTAAGAGTCAATTATCCGATAGCGTCATTAATGAAAAAGCCATGCAAATTGATAAAACTGATGGATTGAAATTCAACGAATCAAGAGAGAACCAAGAGACTAGCTTATTGAACTCTTCCAAAATGAAGATACAAAGGATCCATTTTGCTCCAAAAACTACCGAGATAGTTTCTATAATAAATAGCAATGCTGAAACTTTACCAACTATTCTGGAAGAAGATGAGTGCATAACAGAAAAATTAAAGCAAGAATTGAACAACTGCGTACGTCGCTTGAAATCTGAAAGCGCTGAAATTCTTAGCACTTCTTTATCCACAAGAGAACGGAGACATAGCTCGCCTTTGAAAGATACTCTTTGGTTAAATAAAATGAATGAAGAACTGAATTTGAAACTTCATCATGCTGAAGCTCTAGTCATCGGCTATCAAGAAGAGATCAGTCATCTGAAAATGACTATTTTAGATCTTCAAAGGAAGCTAATTAATGcagagaataaaaaagaaacaatcacAGAAGGTTATGGGGAAAATTATGACTTAGGTACTGACATTACTTTGCAAGATTTCTCACAATTGCAAGAAAAAG TGAGACATGTATTATCAAATGGAGGAGGAGATTGCACAGAATTGTTGCAATTGATAGATGAACAATCTAGACTGACTGAAAAATTGATGGAAGAGgcaaaaagggaaaaggaagATTTGCAGCAACAG CAGGTGCCTTTAGAACCTACTCCTACCCCATACATTCACAGGGTTTGCCGCCGAAag ATTGAGGCAGCAGATAAGCAATTAAAAGCAACTCGCAGATTTCTGGATGAGCAAGCAAGCGAAAGAGAAGCTGAGAGAGATGAAGCAGCGAAACAAGTATATGTTCTGCAGGAACAGCTTAAAGAACGTGAACGAGAAAAGGAACGAGATCAACGCATAACATCTGAG GTGGAGGTTCTAGAGTCTCAGATGAGAGAGATGTCCTCTCTTATGTCTGACACAGAGGCCAGAAAATCTGAAACCGAGAGTGAACTGAAAGCAGCTATTGACAAGATTTGGGTACTTAGAGAAATCATCACAGACTTGGAACAACAACTACAGATCAAAACCGAGAAGGAAGAATCTCTTCAATTACAAATCAATCAATTAGAAACTGTGATTGCTGCGCAGACTAAGAACCAGCATGAGTTGGTCCAAGAACTGGATGCTGTTAAGATGGGTAGTGAAAGCAAGCAACTAAATGAACATATTATTCACTTACAg GAGGAATTAAGAAAACACAAGTTAAGTTCTGAACAATTCAACGTGAATTCTGCGGCATTGAAGCAAATGAAAACAGAACTTCGCGATATGCAGAATCATTTAACTAAAAGAATTAGAGAACTGGAATCTGCGCACATGTGTAGTTCCAATTTGAGTTTGAGTCAACCAAGCGAAGATGTCTCTATTAGAGAGCAAATAGATGCCTCGCGGTGCCCTACTCCCGATGATCCTACTGCACCTCCAATGTTACCTCTCGACCAGTTACTTAAACTTAAGGAGAAAATGTTGAAACATGCCAGAGCTGAAGAAGTAGCACTAAAAAGAATCAAAGATTTAGAATTGCAAGTTACTGCTTTCAAAAACCAGAACGAGGAATTGCAAGCAGAGCAGGAAATTCTTCAGCAAACCACTTCTGAGCAATTGTTTCAAATAGAAGCAATGCGTGGTAGATTGGAGCAACACAAGCAAAGCGCTCCATTTGCCCAGAGACAGGCTACATCACGCTTAGAACTACAACTTCATGAAGCTAATGCCAAGTTTCAATCTTTAGAACGAACCATTGCTGACAAAGATTTAGAATTACAGGACATGAAGAATCAATTGGATAGAATTAATCAATTATTGCAAGAGAAGGAAGCAGAGATTGCAAATGTGGTGCAAGTAGAAAGTGCTACTATTCAGAAGTTGAAAGAGCACGTAGAAATTATTGAAGAGGAGAAAAAGATTCTTCAGACGAAAGTTGGTGTTCAAGAGCATGCACAGTTAGAATTACCGAGACTAATAGACAGTATGTTAGCAGACAAGAACGAGGAGATAGATCACTTGAAGGAACAATTATCCAAAAAAGAAAAGCAACTTGAGATATATTCTTCACTGAATCTGGACGAAACACAATTAAGAGAGTTGGTACTACAGACAGAGGCAAAGAATAGTGCACGTACATTGAGCGATATTCTATCAATTCACTCAGAATGCGAAGAGACTACGGAAGCCATCAGAGGAGCCAACACGACACAAAACTTACCTAACGTATCTGCTTTCAAAGTTCCTACTTCACCTGTTCCAAAAAGTATAGATAATTCAACTGTACCTTTAATGGACAGCACTAAGATAATTCAGGTTCCTCTTCTAGACCTTGGTTCTCAAAGTCTATCAGCAAATTCCAGTCAACAATCTAGAATCTTAGACTTGCTGCACAGTGGCCAGGAGTCGAAATCTTCCACGTCGGAAAACAATAATTCTAACGACAGAACTGACCATGCTACACAGTCAACAAAACAGTGTACTCAAACGCAAGAATTACCACAAAGAGAACGTGCTGATGAGAGAAGTGACGACAGTAGTAGTAATAGATCTTATGTTCCTTCAATGAAATACACTCAGACGTCCATCAATGAGACATTGAAAGAGGTGGAGAACTTGGAAATTCAATTACAGGCAGTAAGAGAGGAATTAGATATGAAATCAGCAATTTTGACTAAAAGAGAAGATGATTTAATAGCTCTGCAGAAACTTTACGACGAGTTGCAAATGGAATTTAAAAATGTTGTGGAGACACTATCCAGAGATAAGTGTTTCTATCAGAATCAATATGAATTGTCACGAGTATcagagaataaaataaaaaaagatcttcaggaaatagaaaatattttaaaactgAGTAATGAAGAAATGCAAGACCACAAAAGTAAGATACAAATGAACgaaaaaattataatagaatTGAATTTAGAGAATAATAAGTTAAAAAAGGATATCGAAGAGAAGGAACAAGAATTAGGACAGACACGGGAATATACTATTCTCCTCCAGGAACAGGCAAAGGAGTTACAGAAATTCAGAGATGCAATTCTCGAAAAAGATATTACTATCGAAACTATCCAAACCCGCAATATTGAGatcgaaaatgaaaataaacagTTGTACGAATTCAAAACAAAGTACCAATCTACCAAACAAGAATTATTAGAATGTCAGAATGAAATTCAAAGACTGACCGAAGGTCTAAACAACAGGGATCAGGTCATTAGAAGATTGGAAGAAATGGCCAGACGCACCAGCTTCTCAGGAACATCCTCACCTTCTAACGAAAAGGATCAAGAAATCCATCATCTGCAGGAATacctaaaagaaaaagataaagtgaTTAGACAAATGAGTGACGATAGCAAAAGTCTGCACAAGGCTTTGGAAGCTATACAGAATAAGATGAAGGAATCTGGAAATGTTGTGGAATTGAGAAAGAAGTTGAAGGATGAAAGAAAGATAAATGCTGAACTGAGGAATATGGTGGATAATCTAAACAAAGATCTGTCTGACCTAAAGTTACCTGCAC AACGATTGCAAGATGATATCGACATCGAAGACATGGTGCAAAGAGAGTTAAATTTATCGGCACACTTAGATAGAAAGATTATGAACGCCATAGAAAACGATGACGAGGATAAGAAAAAGACAGAAAGACAAACTCCTTATCAGGATTTCCAAGAAGCAAAATATATAGAACTAAAATTAAAACTGAGTCaagctaataaaatcaatgaagaATTGAAGAAGCTGAAAGATGATTTGGAGATAGAAACAGAAATGCTCAAGTGCCAGATAACAGAATACGAAGGTCGAATTTTCCAACTAAAGTCAGATTTAACagagaaatcaaagaaaatagCGAAACTAGATGAAGAATTATCTTCAGAGAAGAATTTGATGAGAAAATTAAAGATTCAGATTGAAAAGGAGCATAGGGCAATGCAAGTTGGTTGTTCAGAATTAATAGAGACCCTCCAGAGTAAGTTGAAGAATTCTTTAGACAATGAGGTGAAGCTTAAAAATGAATTGTCCTTGCTACAAGATGAGCATAAGAATTTAGAGATTCAACTGAGTTTGATGAAAGACCATGTACAATCCCAGAAAGTCGATGACTTATCAAAATTAACAGATTTAGAAGCTGAGAGGAAGAAATATCTGTCATTAATGGAAAGCTTTGAAAAAGAAGGAAGGGAAAACACAGAGCTGAAGGACACTTTGAGGAAATTACAGATGGAGAAGAATCATTTTGAGAAGCAATTAGAAGTGGAAGTGGAGAAAAATGAGAACTTAACAAGTAATCTGGTTTTGATAAAAGGAACTAATGATCACTTGCAAACTGATCTCAGGCGTACCAAAGAAGAACTAAAAGCGAAACAAGAAGAAGGCGAATGGTTACAGAAGAGAATTAAAACCATGTCTGATGCGGAGACTAAGAGACAAGAACAAAAGATCAGTGAACATAGTGAGCTCAAGGCTTTGAGGAGAGAAATCAATAATGCTAGAGATGTGATA ATGGATTTGGAGGCTGACATGAAACAGTCAAAGAGAGAATTAACGGAATCTCTAGAACGGGAGATGAAGCTAGCTGAGACTTTTAAAGAAAGGGAAACTGATCTACTTAAAAAGTTATCGGCCGTCAAAGATGAGGAGAAGAACTCTAGGGATATGATTGCTGAGTTACAACAAGAAGTAAAAGCATGTACAAGGAGAGAATTGGAGCTCACAAAGGAACTGAAGAGCAGATTTACAAACGAGAATATGCCTACAAAATTCATGCAAAAGATAAAT GATCTCAGTGAAGTTAATGAAAAATACATGACAGAAAAGACTGTACTTCAAGAGAAGTTGATAAAATCAAGGGAAGAGAAGGAACAATTGAACCAACGAATTAAATTACTCGAAGATCAAATCAAACGAAATAAGGGACCTCAAGTTTCAAATGCTAAAATCCCAGAAATAGAAAAG TTGCAACATTTTTATGGAAAGTTTCTGCGAGCGGAAAGCAGACGCAAGGCTCTAACATATCAGAAACGATATTTGTTAATTGTAATTGGTAGCTATCAATTGTCTGAAGAAAATACTCTATGTGTACTCGCCCAATTGACCAGAGACCAACGATCCTACGCTGTGGTAGGCCGTAACAAGAAATCGCCAAAAGTTCGATTTAGGAGTGCGGTGCTTGTTTTGATTAGTATCCATAGAATGAAGTGGTTAATCGTGAGATGGAATATTGGCAGACGAATTGGTGTGAAAACTCTATTATGGAACATGGATCAGTCTTTTCTACCAATTCAAAAAGCCGCCATAAATCATTCGCCTCCTGTTCGAGATAAGACTACCGCAAA TGGAGATGGTGGTTTTGACACGTTTGAACAGTATTGCCAACGACTGAAGAATGTTCAGCAGAGATTGGGTTTAGCAGAGGCTGGGAATCTTCAGATTATTCCAGAATAG